GAAGTAAATCCGTGTTGTCATACAGCCCCGAAACACGGCGTCCTCCCTCTGCTCCAGGCCATTTGATAATCAGGGGGATATGGCAGACCGGCTCATCTGCCATGCCGTGTTCCCCATAGACCCCGAATTCTCCCAGATCCTCTCCGTGGTCCGCGGTAATGATAATGGCCAGATCTTCTCCGTAAAGTCCGTGTTCCTTAAGCCACGACGTGATCAGACCAATATTGTCATCGGTAAACTTAACGCTGTCATCGTAAAGGTCAATGAAATGCTTTGCCTCGTCTTTCGTCTTTAAGCTGCCCGGGTGCTTTGGCCATCTGGAAAACGTCTCATCATTCCACATATTGATCTCATTGGCGCCGTGGGGGCCGATGTGGCGCAGATGCTCACAAAATATCTGATCTGTGATCCAGTCATCCGGCAGAGGCTCATCCTGAAACCTGCTTTTTTCTCCCTCCGGGGTACGGTACGGCGTATGCGGATCCCAGTAATGGACGTGAAGGAACCAGTCATCCTTCTCCCGGTTCCGCTCCAGCCACTCTATAACCTTCGGTGTAACCATCTCGGCG
This is a stretch of genomic DNA from Anaerotignum faecicola. It encodes these proteins:
- a CDS encoding sulfatase-like hydrolase/transferase, with the protein product AEMVTPKVIEWLERNREKDDWFLHVHYWDPHTPYRTPEGEKSRFQDEPLPDDWITDQIFCEHLRHIGPHGANEINMWNDETFSRWPKHPGSLKTKDEAKHFIDLYDDSVKFTDDNIGLITSWLKEHGLYGEDLAIIITADHGEDLGEFGVYGEHGMADEPVCHIPLIIKWPGAEGGRRVSGLYDNTDLL